The genomic window AACATAACAGCCCCATCCACCTATGTGGTGAAAGCGCCGGTCTCCGGCTTTATCATCGATAAGAATATAAACCGGGATATGCAGATCCGTTCCGATCAAGGGGAGGAGATGTTTACCATTTCCGGTCTCGACGATGTCTGGGTGATGGCCGATGTCTATGAGGGAGATATCAGCAAGGTAAAAGAGGGGGCAACCGTTCGTATCACCACTTTGGCCTATAAGGATATGGAGTTTACGGGAACGATCGATAAGGTCTATCATATGCTAGACCGAGAAAGTAAGACCATGAGCGTAAGAGTCAAATTAAGGAACGAGAAGTATATGCTTAAACCCGGAATGTTTACGAACGTATATGTACAGAGCGCGGTAAAAGGAGAAAGTATGCCTTGCGTAAACGCCCATGCCGTTATTTTCGAGGATGGCAAAGAATACGTTGTCTATGTCTCGAAGGAGGGATATTTGCAAATGCATGAGATCTCGGTGTATAAGCAAACCGAGAAGTTCTGTTACCTGCGATCCGGCTTGAAGGATGGGGATCGGATCGTAGATCGGAACGCTCTCTTGGTGTATAACGAATTAAAGTAACCGGACGATATGCACACATTCATAGATAATATCATAACGTTCTCCCTCCGGAACAAATTCTTTATCTTCTTTTGTACCACGATCGCCGTAATCGCCGGTATCACCAGCTTTATCCATACGCCGATCGACGCATTTCCGGATGTGACGAATACGAAGGTGACGATTATCACCCAATGGCCGGGCAGGAGCGCCGAGGAGATCGAGAAGTTTATCACGATCCCGATCGAGATCGCCATGAACCCGGTACAGAAAAAGACGGATATCCGGAGCACGACCCTTTTCGGTCTTTCCGTCATCAACGTGATGTTCGAAGATAAGGTGGATGATTTCTTCGCCCGCCAGCAAGTTTATAATCTCTTGAACGACGCCGACCTGCCGGAAGGGGTCACACCGGAAGTGCAGCCCTTATATGGTCCGACCGGCGAGATCTTCCGCTATACATTACGTAGCGATAAGCGTTCCGTCCGGGTATTGAAGACCTTGCAGGATTGGGTGATCGAGCGGAAGTTGCGGGCCGTACCCGGTGTAGCGGATATCGTCAGCTTCGGAGGAGAAGTAAAGACTTTCGAGGTTAGCGTCAACCCGAATCAACTGATCAGTTACGGGGTAACGACCTTGGAACTTTATGACGCTATCGCAAAAAGTAATATCAACGTAGGCGGCGACGTGATCACGAAAAGCTCGCAAGCCTATGTCGTGCGGGGTATCGGCTTGATTAACGATGTAAAAGAGATCGAGAACATCGTCGTAAAAAATATCAATGGCACGCCAATCCTTGTCAAGCACTTGGCTACCGTACACGAATCCAGTCTTCCCCGCCTAGGGCAAGTGGGCCGCATGGAGGAAGATGATGTCGTACAAGGCATCGTTGTCATGCGAAAAGGGGAGAACCCCGGCGAGGTAATCGCCGCCTTGAAGGATAAGATCAAGGATATCCAACAAAACGCCTTGCCGGAAGACGTGCGAATCGTATCGTTCTACGATCGTGAGAATCTGGTAGATCTGGCGGTCAAGACCGTAACACATAATCTGGCGGAAGGTATTCTGCTGGTAACTTTCATCGTATTAATCTTCATGGCGGACTGGCGTACGACGGTAATCGTGTCGATCATTATCCCGTTGGCACTCCTCTTCGCCTTTATTTGTCTCCGGGCGATGGGGATGAGCGCCAACCTCTTATCTATGGGAGCGATCGACTTCGGTATTATTATCGATGGCGCCGTCGTGATGGTGGAGGGGCTTTTCGTGGCATTGGACCGGAAAGCCCGTGAAGTAGGCATGCCCGCTTTCAATTTGATGAGTAAGATGGGTATTATCCGTCATACGGCGAAGGACCGTGCGAAAGCGGTTTTCTTCTCTAAGCTGATTATCATCACCGCCTTGGTCCCGATCTTCTCTTTCCAGAAGGTGGAAGGAAAGATGTTCAGCCCGCTCGCTTATACCTTGGGGTTCGCCTTGTTGGGAGCGTTGATCTTTACGTTGACATTGGTACCCGTCCTCTCTTCCATGCTATTAAAGAAAGAGGTGCGTGAGAAACATAATCCGTTCCTCGCATGGATCAATCAGAAGTCGATCGGTATTTTCGACTGGTGCCACGCCCGTAAGAAGCGGACAATCACGTTCGCCACGCTGGTAGCCGCCGTAGGTATCTGGTGCTTCACCTTGTTGGGCAGCGAGTTTCTCCCGCAACTGAACGAGGGCTCTATTTATATCCGTGCGACCTTACCGCAAAGTATATCTTTGGATGAATCCGTTACGTTGGCCAACCAGATGCGCCGGAAGCTGGCGGCTTATCCGGAGGTTCGTCAGGTCTTATCGCAAACTGGCCGGCCGAACGATGGCACGGATGCGACAGGTTTCTACAACATCGAGTTCCATGTGGATATATATCCCGAGAAAGAGTGGGAAAGCGAACGCTCGAAAGCGGGCCTGATCGAGAAGATGCAAGAGGATCTGGCGATCTATCCGGGCGTGGATTTTAACTTCTCGCAGCCTATCTCGGACAATGTAGAGGAAGCGGCCAGCGGCGTGAAAGGTTCCATCGCCGTGAAAGTCTTCGGTAAGGATCTATACGAGTCGGAGAAAAAAGCGGTAGAAGTTTTCAAGGTCTTGGAGACCGTAGACGGTATCGAGGATCTGGGCGTTATCCGGAATATCGGCCAGCCGGAGCTACGGATCGAGTTGAACGAGTCTCGTTTAGCCCGCTACGGCGTGGCCAAGGAGGATGTACAATCCATTATCGAGATGGCGATAGGAGGTAAGAGCGCCTCCCTGCTTTATGAGGACGAGCGTAAGTTCAATATCATGGTCCGCTACGAATCCGCTTTCCGCCGTAGCGAGAATGAGATAGGCAAGATACTGGTTCCGGCAAAGGATGGTTCCATGATTCCTATCCGCGAGCTGGCGGATATCCATACGATTACCGGCCCGTTGATTATCTACCGGGATAACCACGCTCGTTTCTGCGCCGTGAAATTCTCGGTCCGGGGCCGCGACATGGGTAGCGCCGTGGCTGAAGCCCAGCGGAAAGTGGAGAGGCAGGTAAAGCTCCCCGAAGGCTATACCTTGAAATGGACCGGAGATTTCGAGAACCAACAACGGGCTACCAAACGCTTGGCCCAAGTCGTCCCCGTAAGTATAGCGATCATCTTCGTGATCCTATTCGTCCTTTTCGGCAACGCCCGGGATGCCGGACTGGTCTTATTGAACGTGCCTTACGCCGCTGTCGGAGGTATCTTGGCCCTATTAATCACGAATTTCAACTTCTCGATCTCCGCCGGTATCGGCTTTATCGCCCTCTTCGGTATCTGTATACAGAATGGCGTGATCATGATATCGGACATCAAGAATAACCTGCGGGAGAGGCATCCTCTGGAAGATTCGATCAAGATGAGCGTGAAATCAAGGGTACGTTCCGTATTAATGACCGCCTCCATGGCCGCTATCGGCCTGCTTCCGGCCGCCTTGAGCCACGGTATCGGATCGGAAAGCCAGCGTCCTTTGGCGATCGTGATCATTGGCGGATTAATAGGAGCCACGTTCTTCACCCTCTTTGTCTTTCCGTTGATGGTGGAGGCTTTTTATCGACGAATGCTTTACGATAAGAACGGTAAATTAGTGCAACGTAGGTTGTAATTGCTATATTTGTAGCAAGAAAGTCCGGAACTATTAGGGAGGGCGACTGGAGT from Parabacteroides distasonis ATCC 8503 includes these protein-coding regions:
- a CDS encoding efflux RND transporter periplasmic adaptor subunit; this translates as MNKHLITFILLVPLVCSCGKQATTSVDTREPLLLNDSLQEIITLDTVRDTPLTNELLLNGRVSFNPERVAHVYPIFGGNVTSIHAEVGDYVGKGDVLAVIRSGEIADIDKQRKEAEHQLAIANRNLEATQDMARSGMASDRDFLQAQQEQADAEAETKRIQEMYSIYNITAPSTYVVKAPVSGFIIDKNINRDMQIRSDQGEEMFTISGLDDVWVMADVYEGDISKVKEGATVRITTLAYKDMEFTGTIDKVYHMLDRESKTMSVRVKLRNEKYMLKPGMFTNVYVQSAVKGESMPCVNAHAVIFEDGKEYVVYVSKEGYLQMHEISVYKQTEKFCYLRSGLKDGDRIVDRNALLVYNELK
- a CDS encoding efflux RND transporter permease subunit, translated to MHTFIDNIITFSLRNKFFIFFCTTIAVIAGITSFIHTPIDAFPDVTNTKVTIITQWPGRSAEEIEKFITIPIEIAMNPVQKKTDIRSTTLFGLSVINVMFEDKVDDFFARQQVYNLLNDADLPEGVTPEVQPLYGPTGEIFRYTLRSDKRSVRVLKTLQDWVIERKLRAVPGVADIVSFGGEVKTFEVSVNPNQLISYGVTTLELYDAIAKSNINVGGDVITKSSQAYVVRGIGLINDVKEIENIVVKNINGTPILVKHLATVHESSLPRLGQVGRMEEDDVVQGIVVMRKGENPGEVIAALKDKIKDIQQNALPEDVRIVSFYDRENLVDLAVKTVTHNLAEGILLVTFIVLIFMADWRTTVIVSIIIPLALLFAFICLRAMGMSANLLSMGAIDFGIIIDGAVVMVEGLFVALDRKAREVGMPAFNLMSKMGIIRHTAKDRAKAVFFSKLIIITALVPIFSFQKVEGKMFSPLAYTLGFALLGALIFTLTLVPVLSSMLLKKEVREKHNPFLAWINQKSIGIFDWCHARKKRTITFATLVAAVGIWCFTLLGSEFLPQLNEGSIYIRATLPQSISLDESVTLANQMRRKLAAYPEVRQVLSQTGRPNDGTDATGFYNIEFHVDIYPEKEWESERSKAGLIEKMQEDLAIYPGVDFNFSQPISDNVEEAASGVKGSIAVKVFGKDLYESEKKAVEVFKVLETVDGIEDLGVIRNIGQPELRIELNESRLARYGVAKEDVQSIIEMAIGGKSASLLYEDERKFNIMVRYESAFRRSENEIGKILVPAKDGSMIPIRELADIHTITGPLIIYRDNHARFCAVKFSVRGRDMGSAVAEAQRKVERQVKLPEGYTLKWTGDFENQQRATKRLAQVVPVSIAIIFVILFVLFGNARDAGLVLLNVPYAAVGGILALLITNFNFSISAGIGFIALFGICIQNGVIMISDIKNNLRERHPLEDSIKMSVKSRVRSVLMTASMAAIGLLPAALSHGIGSESQRPLAIVIIGGLIGATFFTLFVFPLMVEAFYRRMLYDKNGKLVQRRL